Within the Fundidesulfovibrio putealis DSM 16056 genome, the region CGTCCACGATGACCAGGTTGCCGTCCTGCACCACCTCTTCCATGCCTCCGGCGCCCACCACGGCGGGAATGCCCAGCGACTTGGCCAGGATGCCCGCGTGGGAGGTCTTGCCGCCCTGCACGGTGGCGAAGCCCATGATCTTGTCCACCTGGAGCTCCACGGTGTCGGCGGGGGTCAGGTCGTGGGCCAGCAGCACGGCGCGGCTGCCCAGGGTCTTGAAGTCCACCTTCTGGCCCATGAGCTGGGCGCGCACGCGGTCGGCCACGAGGCGCACGTCCTGGGCGCGCTCGCGGAAATAGGGGTCGTCCAGGGCGTTGAAGGCCTCTTCCAGGTCGGCCACGGCCTTCTCCAGCGCCCATTCGGCGTTGATGCGAAGGGTCGTGAGGTGGTTGAGCGCCGAGCCTTGCAGCTTGGGGTCGCTCATGATCATCAGGTGGGAGTCGATGATCAGGGCGTGGTCCTTCAGTTCAGCGGGCACGCGCTCCCGGATGGCGGCAAGATCGGACTTGGCGTGGGCGAAGGCGTCCTTGAGGCGTGCGGCCTCCTCCTCCACCAGATCCTCGGCCAGGGCCTGGCGCGGCACCTGCCCGAAGTTGGAGCGGTTGATGAAATATGCCTTGCCGATGGCGATGCCAGCGGAGATCGGGATGCAGGAGAGTGTGGCGAGTGCCATGATGGTCGCCTTACTGGAAACGATTTTTGAACAGGTCGGCCAGTGCGTCCAGTGCTTCCTGGGCGTCGCAGCCCTGGGCGCGCAGTTCGAGGTTGGCCCCGTTGCCTGCCGCCAGGGTCAGGATGTCCAGGATGGATTTCGCGTCAACGGTCTGGGTCCCCATGGTGATGGAGACGTCGGACGTGAAGCGCAGGGCCGTCTGGGCCAGCTTGGCCGCCGGGCGCGCGTGCAGACCCTGTTCGTTCATCACGCAGACCAGACGGACGCAGCAGTCCGGGCTGTCGTCCCGGACGGGCGGAGCGGGGGGGGAATGTATGTCGGGCATTGGGTATCACCGTGAAAAGCGTTTGATCATACACGAATCCACAGAAAAAACAAACCTGCCGCAATGCCCAGCCCTACCAGCGCTTCCCGGTTGAGCCTGAGCCGTCCCGCCGCGTATGCCAGACCGATTACCCCCGCCGCTCCGATGGTCCAGGCAGTCGCGGACATGCCTGCAGGCCAGGCCAGCGTCCACAGCATTACCAGCAATGCCGCGTTCAGCACCTTGAGCCTGCGCCCCCAATTCACCAGATCCCAGGTACGGATACGCGTGAGCGCCGCGAAGCCGTGCTTGTAGCCCAGGATGAACGTACCCAGCTTGAAGGCGTTCAGCGCCGCGAACATCAGCGCCCCCAGGGCGAAGGCCGCCCAGGTCTGCCCCGCCGTCAGCAGGCAGGCCGTGGCCAGCGCCCAGAACACCGTCAGG harbors:
- a CDS encoding HPr family phosphocarrier protein, which produces MPDIHSPPAPPVRDDSPDCCVRLVCVMNEQGLHARPAAKLAQTALRFTSDVSITMGTQTVDAKSILDILTLAAGNGANLELRAQGCDAQEALDALADLFKNRFQ
- a CDS encoding PTS system mannose/fructose/sorbose family transporter subunit IID, whose translation is MSTPGALDTKLLLRTYLRCYFVGAAFNTRGFQTIGLALAMEPGLTALYPDPAARRRAWARYIKIYNTHPFWTPFLVGVFLALESRIARKQFPDTMLDQVKSTVVFTLSAVGDSFFGGSLTVFWALATACLLTAGQTWAAFALGALMFAALNAFKLGTFILGYKHGFAALTRIRTWDLVNWGRRLKVLNAALLVMLWTLAWPAGMSATAWTIGAAGVIGLAYAAGRLRLNREALVGLGIAAGLFFLWIRV